Proteins co-encoded in one Nicotiana sylvestris chromosome 7, ASM39365v2, whole genome shotgun sequence genomic window:
- the LOC104234173 gene encoding uncharacterized protein — protein sequence MSSAPNSPKNKIKLLCSHGGKILPRPADGHLKYVGGETRVISVPRDIKFHELMKKLSGPIEGDMVLKYQLVPEDLDALVSVKSDEDLRHMLDEYDRCESAGVPRLRAFLFPVKPIVLDHHIASSEPLEQRYIDAVNGIVRIAEAGIFRLHPPPGISHASFGISSVCSSPRSPESCTTEGVVNQEIFTQSNYHNRSQMHKVHSSPSIFNMTSQQQRHGFHHQFNNYKPPVHQFGKPPPVDPERLISVRSVGRAEGMRYHVDHSPHYYHSTTRHNHNRGNGCMHYEDYGERTDSLSPVDKRNGSFSPSPHSLSPLAGSTDG from the exons ATGTCTTCAGCACCGAACTCTCCTAAGAATAAAATAAAGTTATTATGCAGCCATGGAGGCAAGATTCTTCCCCGACCAGCCGACGGCCACCTAAAGTATGTTGGAGGCGAGACTCGTGTTATCTCCGTTCCTCGGGACATTAAATTTCATG AGTTAATGAAGAAACTGAGTGGCCCAATTGAGGGCGACATGGTTCTGAAATATCAATTAGTGCCTGAAGACCTGGATGCCCTTGTTTCAGTAAAATCAGACGAGGATCTACGCCACATGCTTGATGAATACGATCGTTGTGAAAGTGCAGGAGTCCCACGGCTCCGAGCCTTTCTCTTCCCAGTAAAGCCTATTGTCCTGGACCACCACATCGCGTCTTCAGAGCCACTAGAACAGAGATACATTGATGCTGTCAATGGCATTGTTCGTATTGCAGAAGCAGGAATATTCAGGTTACATCCGCCTCCAGGCATAAGCCATGCGTCCTTTGGCATTTCCTCTGTCTGTTCCTCCCCAAGGTCTCCAGAGAGCTGCACGACTGAAGGCGTTGTTAATCAGGAAATCTTCACACAAAGTAACTATCACAATAGAAGTCAAATGCACAAAGTTCATAGCTCCCCGAGCATTTTCAATATGACTAGCCAACAACAACGACACGGCTTCCATCATCAATTCAACAACTACAAGCCGCCAGTCCATCAGTTTGGCAAACCTCCACCCGTTGATCCGGAAAGACTTATCTCTGTTAGGTCTGTGGGGCGAGCTGAGGGGATGAGATACCATGTGGATCATAGTCCACATTACTACCATTCAACCACGAGGCACAACCACAACCGGGGCAATGGATGTATGCATTATGAGGATTATGGGGAAAGAACAGACAGTCTTTCTCCTGTGGACAAAAGAAATGGTAGCTTTTCTCCAAGTCCCCATTCCCTCAGTCCCCTTGCAGGATCAACAGATGGTTGA